A window from Micromonospora profundi encodes these proteins:
- a CDS encoding ATP-dependent DNA helicase UvrD2 has translation MVVHSASERVLAGLDPEQRSAVTAPAGPVCILAGAGTGKTRAITSRIAHRALSGEISPRHVLAVTFTARAAAEMRHRLTLLGAHGVQARTFHAAALRQVRYFAPRLLSGRAMPELLDSKVRLVTLAAARVGLRTDRAAARDLAGEIEWAKSSLVEPTDYVVAAARALRDTPHEPAKVADVFTAYEQLKRSNGVIDFEDMLRAAVWGIEEHPDVGEQIRTQYRHFVVDEYQDVNPLQQRLLDAWLAGRNDLTVVGDASQTIYSFTGATSAYLVDFPRRHRNATVVRLVRDYRSTPQVVGLANAVISQARGTEARLRLELSGQRPPGPEPDLRIFTDEPAEANAVAARCRALIDAGTPAKEIAVLFRINAQSEAYEKALTEAAVPYVVQGAERFFERTEVRQAMVALRAATRSIPGETPLPAAVVEALTAVGWAPDAPPAGGAARERWEALAALVQLAEEYAATPELVPIGEAASVERPVTLTDFTEELARRAAQQHVPTVDGVTLASLHSAKGLEWDAVFLVGLAEGTLPTMYAKTVEQVEEERRLLYVGITRAREWLWLSYAAARSPGGRARRPSRFLPQLDRSGGTERAAPGTGPARRTERRRTQIMSCRICGATLLAGPDRKLGRCPTCPSDIDDELHERLREWRQRVAGTQKVPAYVVFTDATLTALAERRPGRAEELIAIAGIGPRKLGLYGESVLALVGGASVDDVCPEKTFEISS, from the coding sequence GTGGTGGTTCACTCAGCGTCGGAACGCGTACTCGCCGGGCTGGACCCTGAGCAGCGCTCCGCGGTGACCGCGCCCGCCGGCCCGGTCTGCATCCTTGCCGGCGCCGGCACCGGCAAGACCCGGGCGATCACCTCCCGGATCGCCCACCGGGCACTCTCCGGTGAGATATCCCCCCGGCACGTGCTCGCGGTCACCTTCACCGCCCGTGCCGCCGCCGAGATGCGACACCGTCTCACTCTGCTCGGGGCGCACGGTGTCCAGGCGCGGACCTTCCACGCGGCCGCGTTGCGGCAGGTGCGGTACTTCGCGCCCCGCCTGCTGTCCGGCCGGGCCATGCCCGAGCTGCTGGACAGCAAGGTGCGGCTGGTCACCCTCGCCGCGGCCCGGGTCGGCCTGCGCACCGACCGGGCCGCCGCGCGCGACCTGGCCGGCGAGATCGAGTGGGCCAAGTCGTCGCTTGTCGAGCCGACGGACTACGTGGTGGCCGCCGCCCGGGCGTTGCGCGACACACCGCACGAGCCGGCGAAGGTCGCCGACGTGTTCACCGCGTACGAGCAGCTCAAACGCTCGAACGGCGTGATCGACTTCGAGGACATGCTGCGTGCCGCGGTGTGGGGCATCGAGGAGCACCCGGACGTCGGCGAGCAGATCCGCACCCAGTACCGGCACTTCGTGGTCGACGAGTACCAGGACGTCAACCCACTCCAGCAGCGGTTGCTGGACGCCTGGCTGGCCGGCCGCAACGACCTGACCGTGGTCGGCGACGCCAGCCAGACGATCTACTCGTTCACCGGGGCCACCTCGGCGTACCTGGTCGACTTCCCCCGCCGGCACCGCAACGCCACGGTGGTCCGGCTGGTCCGCGACTACCGCTCCACCCCGCAGGTGGTCGGGCTGGCCAACGCGGTGATCTCCCAGGCCCGGGGCACCGAGGCGCGGTTGCGGCTGGAGCTGAGCGGGCAGCGCCCACCCGGCCCCGAGCCGGACCTGCGGATCTTCACCGACGAGCCGGCCGAGGCCAACGCGGTGGCAGCCCGCTGCCGAGCCCTGATCGACGCGGGCACGCCGGCGAAGGAGATCGCCGTGCTGTTCCGGATCAACGCGCAGTCCGAGGCGTACGAGAAGGCGCTCACCGAGGCCGCGGTGCCGTACGTGGTGCAGGGCGCCGAGCGGTTCTTCGAGCGGACCGAGGTCCGCCAGGCGATGGTCGCGCTGCGTGCCGCCACCCGCTCGATCCCGGGGGAGACCCCACTGCCGGCAGCCGTCGTCGAGGCGCTCACCGCTGTCGGCTGGGCTCCGGACGCACCCCCGGCCGGCGGCGCCGCCCGTGAGCGCTGGGAGGCCCTGGCCGCGCTGGTCCAGCTCGCCGAGGAGTACGCGGCCACGCCCGAACTCGTGCCGATCGGCGAGGCGGCGTCGGTGGAACGCCCTGTCACACTCACCGACTTCACCGAGGAACTGGCCCGCCGGGCCGCCCAGCAGCACGTACCGACCGTGGACGGGGTCACCCTCGCCTCCCTGCACTCGGCCAAGGGCCTGGAGTGGGACGCCGTCTTCCTTGTCGGCCTCGCCGAGGGCACGCTTCCCACCATGTACGCCAAGACCGTCGAGCAGGTCGAGGAGGAACGGCGACTGCTCTACGTCGGGATCACCCGGGCGCGGGAGTGGCTCTGGCTGTCGTACGCCGCCGCCCGTTCGCCCGGAGGCCGGGCCCGGCGGCCGTCGCGTTTCCTGCCCCAACTCGACCGCTCCGGCGGCACCGAGCGGGCAGCTCCCGGCACCGGCCCGGCCCGCCGCACCGAGCGCCGCCGGACGCAGATCATGTCCTGCCGGATCTGCGGCGCCACTCTGCTCGCCGGCCCGGACCGCAAGCTGGGTCGCTGCCCCACCTGCCCGTCCGACATCGACGACGAGCTGCACGAACGGCTACGCGAGTGGCGGCAGCGGGTGGCCGGCACGCAGAAGGTCCCGGCGTACGTGGTCTTCACCGACGCCACCCTCACCGCGCTGGCCGAGCGACGCCCCGGCCGTGCCGAGGAGCTGATCGCCATCGCGGGCATCGGCCCTCGCAAATTGGGCCTGTACGGCGAGTCGGTGCTGGCGCTGGTGGGGGGCGCGAGTGTGGACGATGTCTGCCCGGAGAAAACTTTCGAAATCTCGTCGTAA
- a CDS encoding DUF5679 domain-containing protein, with product MADQAQNYNGYCVKCKEKRDFEGHVEVSKTGMNMAKGKCPVCGTTVNRILGKAKV from the coding sequence GTGGCCGACCAGGCCCAGAATTACAACGGTTACTGCGTGAAGTGCAAGGAGAAGCGGGACTTCGAGGGGCACGTGGAGGTCTCGAAGACCGGCATGAACATGGCCAAGGGCAAATGTCCGGTATGCGGCACAACAGTGAACCGCATCCTGGGCAAGGCGAAGGTCTGA
- a CDS encoding ABC1 kinase family protein, with the protein MTDIPRRAVSRTAKLAALPLGFAGRTVLGMGKRVTGIASDVISAEIQQRTAEQLFSVLGQLKGGAMKFGQALSVFEAALPEEIAAPYRQALTKLQEAAPPLPAASVHKVLAEQLGPDWRDRFVEFNDTPAAAASIGQVHRARWREPGLDPSGEPNSRDVAVKIQYPGAGDALLADLKQLSRLGGMFRAIQPGLDIKPLLVELRERITEELDYELEAESQRAFAAAYADDPEIFIPEVISGAPRVLVTEWVTGTPLADIIREGSEEQRDEAGRLMATLHLSAPQRAGLLHADPHPGNFRLLPDGRLGVIDFGAVARMPEGTPEPIGRIAGRALRGDADGVVEGLRSEGFIGADDEIDAEGVLDFLRPMLEPIAADGFRFTRAWLRAEAARLASPRSPTYQLSRQLNLPPSYLLIHRVTLGSIGVLCQLEAKAPYRGILERWLPGFAPVA; encoded by the coding sequence GTGACCGACATCCCGCGCCGGGCCGTGTCCCGGACCGCCAAGCTCGCCGCCCTGCCGCTCGGCTTCGCCGGCCGGACCGTCCTCGGCATGGGAAAGCGCGTCACCGGGATCGCCTCCGACGTGATCTCCGCAGAGATCCAGCAGCGCACCGCCGAGCAGCTGTTCAGCGTGTTGGGCCAGCTCAAGGGCGGTGCGATGAAGTTCGGCCAGGCGCTCTCGGTCTTCGAGGCGGCGCTGCCCGAAGAGATCGCCGCGCCCTACCGGCAGGCGCTCACCAAGCTCCAGGAGGCGGCGCCGCCGCTGCCGGCCGCGAGCGTGCACAAGGTGCTTGCCGAGCAGCTCGGCCCGGACTGGCGCGATCGGTTCGTCGAGTTCAACGACACTCCGGCCGCGGCGGCAAGCATCGGCCAGGTGCACCGGGCGCGGTGGCGCGAGCCGGGGCTCGACCCGTCGGGCGAGCCGAACAGCCGCGACGTGGCCGTCAAGATCCAATATCCGGGGGCGGGTGACGCGCTGCTCGCCGACCTCAAGCAGCTCTCCCGTCTGGGCGGCATGTTCCGGGCCATCCAGCCCGGCCTCGACATCAAGCCGCTCCTTGTCGAGTTGCGCGAACGGATCACCGAGGAGCTGGACTACGAGCTGGAGGCCGAGTCGCAGCGCGCCTTCGCCGCCGCGTACGCCGACGACCCGGAGATCTTCATCCCGGAGGTGATCTCCGGGGCGCCCCGGGTGCTTGTCACCGAATGGGTTACCGGCACCCCGCTTGCCGACATCATCCGGGAGGGCTCCGAGGAGCAGCGGGACGAGGCCGGCCGGCTGATGGCCACGCTGCACCTCTCCGCGCCGCAGCGGGCGGGTCTGCTGCATGCCGACCCGCACCCGGGCAACTTCCGACTGCTACCCGACGGCCGCCTCGGCGTGATCGACTTCGGTGCGGTGGCCCGGATGCCGGAGGGAACACCGGAGCCGATCGGTCGCATCGCCGGGCGGGCGCTACGCGGCGACGCCGACGGGGTGGTCGAAGGGCTCCGGTCCGAGGGGTTCATCGGGGCCGACGACGAGATCGACGCCGAGGGGGTCCTCGACTTCCTCCGTCCGATGCTGGAGCCCATCGCGGCCGACGGGTTCCGGTTCACCAGGGCCTGGCTGCGGGCCGAGGCGGCGCGACTGGCCAGCCCCCGCTCCCCCACGTACCAGTTGAGTCGCCAGCTCAACCTGCCGCCGTCGTACCTGCTCATCCACCGGGTGACGCTCGGGTCGATCGGCGTGCTGTGCCAGTTGGAGGCGAAGGCCCCGTACCGGGGCATCCTGGAGCGCTGGCTGCCCGGCTTCGCCCCCGTGGCCTGA
- a CDS encoding YlbL family protein, with protein sequence MRRRGLTVLLGALFTALLSIGVLRVPIPYVVLGPGPTVNTLGTADGKEVIQITGRETSTSAGQLRLTTVGVQPTVRLRSAIAGWFSDDEAVVPRELVYPPGESTEQVEQRNAEDFKVSQTSAETAALRELGFPVQVVVKTVAADGPSAGLLKVGDIVTSVDGQPVPVAAKLTELVRAKPAGTALTIGYTRDGVPATAKVTSREQDGRPRIGIEIDQQQPHPFTLSIDLGDIGGPSAGLMFALGIVDKLTPADLTGGKVIAGTGTIDDEGTVGPIGGIAQKLVGAKRAGAKAFLVPADNCAEAVRNPQPDLPLLRVGSLTEAMTALETLRAGGQPTRC encoded by the coding sequence ATGAGACGTCGTGGCCTGACGGTCCTGCTCGGTGCCCTGTTCACCGCTCTGCTGAGCATCGGGGTGCTCCGGGTGCCGATCCCGTACGTGGTGCTCGGCCCCGGCCCGACGGTCAACACCCTGGGTACGGCCGACGGCAAGGAGGTCATCCAGATCACCGGGCGGGAGACCTCGACGTCGGCCGGGCAGCTTCGGCTGACGACTGTGGGGGTGCAGCCCACTGTGCGGCTGCGATCGGCGATCGCCGGCTGGTTCTCCGACGACGAGGCGGTGGTGCCGCGCGAGCTGGTGTATCCACCGGGGGAGTCGACGGAGCAGGTCGAGCAGCGCAACGCCGAGGACTTCAAGGTGTCGCAGACCAGCGCCGAGACCGCCGCGCTGCGCGAGTTGGGTTTCCCGGTGCAGGTGGTGGTCAAGACGGTGGCCGCGGACGGACCGTCCGCCGGTCTGCTGAAGGTCGGCGACATCGTCACGTCCGTCGACGGTCAGCCGGTGCCGGTGGCCGCGAAGCTCACCGAGCTGGTCCGGGCCAAGCCGGCCGGTACGGCCCTGACGATCGGCTACACCCGTGACGGCGTACCGGCCACCGCGAAGGTGACAAGTCGTGAGCAGGACGGTCGGCCGCGGATCGGTATCGAGATAGACCAGCAGCAACCGCACCCGTTCACGCTCAGCATCGACCTGGGTGACATCGGCGGTCCGAGTGCCGGCCTGATGTTCGCCCTGGGCATCGTGGACAAGCTGACGCCGGCGGACCTGACCGGCGGCAAAGTCATCGCCGGCACCGGCACCATCGACGACGAGGGCACCGTCGGCCCGATCGGCGGGATCGCCCAGAAGCTCGTCGGCGCGAAGCGTGCCGGGGCCAAGGCGTTCCTCGTTCCGGCGGACAACTGCGCCGAGGCGGTCCGCAATCCGCAGCCTGATCTGCCGCTTCTGCGGGTGGGTTCCCTCACCGAGGCGATGACCGCGCTGGAGACACTGCGTGCCGGAGGCCAGCCGACCCGCTGCTGA
- a CDS encoding TOMM precursor leader peptide-binding protein, whose protein sequence is MSRTALPRPMLLPGLSRLWRDRHTLQLGIGPGLAVLLELANPRAAHLLDLLDGTRSERAVLTQASAARVTADDARTLLDALRAAGLLVPAHSLLPRDLAGPARARLAAEAGALALVAARLPGTPAQILRRRRAARVLLTGAGALGGPLAIALAQSGVGQVIPDLTGPVRPIDLVGTGIPATDMGAPLARAVRAAIDRVAPGTGTHPLRSPRADLVIQLGTDRPPALLAAGLAQRRQPHLLVTVREGVPVIGPLVRPPAGPCLHCIELHRTDRDPAWPRLAAQLAAAEPVAAGTTGTLLTAIGYALTEALAHLDGGSPETLGGAMEITDSCRFRRRSWPPHPACGCSRSRVSAPARPQSSSGALRSVTMTG, encoded by the coding sequence ATGAGTCGTACCGCACTGCCCCGCCCGATGCTGCTCCCCGGCCTCAGCCGCCTCTGGCGGGACAGGCACACGCTGCAACTCGGCATCGGCCCCGGCCTCGCCGTGCTGCTGGAGCTTGCCAACCCACGCGCCGCCCACCTGCTCGATCTCCTTGACGGCACCCGCAGCGAACGCGCCGTGCTCACCCAGGCGAGCGCGGCCCGGGTCACCGCCGACGACGCCCGTACCCTGCTCGACGCCCTGCGCGCGGCGGGCCTCCTGGTGCCCGCGCACAGCCTGCTCCCCCGCGACCTCGCCGGGCCGGCCCGTGCCCGGCTCGCCGCCGAAGCCGGGGCGTTGGCCCTGGTCGCGGCCCGACTGCCCGGAACTCCCGCGCAGATCCTGCGGCGACGGCGAGCGGCCCGGGTGCTGCTCACCGGGGCAGGGGCGCTCGGCGGGCCGCTCGCGATCGCGCTGGCCCAGTCCGGCGTCGGGCAGGTGATCCCGGACCTCACCGGCCCGGTCCGCCCGATCGACCTGGTCGGCACCGGCATCCCGGCGACCGACATGGGTGCCCCGCTGGCCCGGGCGGTGCGGGCCGCCATCGACCGCGTCGCCCCGGGCACCGGCACCCATCCGCTCCGGAGCCCGCGGGCGGACCTGGTGATCCAGCTCGGCACGGACCGTCCGCCAGCGCTCCTCGCCGCCGGCCTCGCCCAGCGCCGTCAGCCGCATCTGCTTGTCACCGTCCGCGAGGGCGTACCGGTCATCGGTCCCCTGGTCCGCCCGCCCGCCGGGCCCTGCCTGCACTGCATCGAGCTGCACCGGACCGATCGTGACCCGGCGTGGCCGCGACTCGCCGCCCAGCTCGCCGCGGCCGAGCCGGTCGCCGCCGGCACGACCGGCACCCTGCTCACGGCCATCGGGTACGCGTTGACCGAGGCTCTGGCGCATCTCGACGGCGGCAGCCCGGAGACGTTGGGCGGCGCCATGGAGATCACCGACTCGTGTCGCTTTCGCCGCCGCAGCTGGCCGCCACACCCGGCGTGCGGGTGCTCGCGGAGCCGGGTGTCGGCACCAGCCCGGCCGCAGAGCAGCAGCGGAGCCCTCCGGTCGGTAACAATGACCGGGTGA
- a CDS encoding WhiB family transcriptional regulator yields MSLALAPVDMSVDMEANLPCRKFDPDLWFSDSPAELELAKSLCGDCPLRVECLAGAVERAEPWGVWGGEIFERGAVVPRKRPRGRPRKEDVARDAALRVEAEARLEASGLSEARGAVRLAA; encoded by the coding sequence ATGAGTCTGGCGTTGGCCCCCGTCGACATGAGCGTCGACATGGAGGCGAACCTGCCCTGCCGGAAGTTCGACCCCGACCTGTGGTTCTCCGACTCGCCCGCCGAGCTCGAGCTGGCCAAGTCGCTCTGCGGGGACTGCCCGCTGCGCGTCGAGTGCCTCGCCGGGGCGGTCGAGCGAGCGGAGCCGTGGGGCGTCTGGGGCGGCGAGATCTTCGAGCGTGGCGCGGTCGTCCCGCGCAAGCGGCCCCGTGGCCGTCCGCGTAAGGAGGACGTCGCTCGTGACGCCGCACTGCGGGTCGAGGCCGAGGCGCGCTTGGAGGCCAGTGGGCTGTCCGAGGCGCGTGGCGCGGTCCGGCTGGCAGCCTGA
- a CDS encoding M48 metallopeptidase family protein → MAGTRKPVVEVRRSQRRRRTVSAYRDGERVVVLIPDQFSRAEESEWVDRMLARLAAREGRLARSDAELVARANRLIGLYLSGYGDKAVPLSVRWVTNQNGRWGSCTPADRSIRISHRVQDMPEWVIDYVLLHELAHLIVPSHNARFWALVGRYPKAERARGYLEGVAAASCAPVPT, encoded by the coding sequence ATGGCGGGGACGCGTAAGCCGGTCGTCGAGGTGCGGCGCAGCCAGCGCCGGCGACGCACGGTGTCCGCGTACCGGGACGGTGAGCGGGTCGTCGTCCTCATCCCGGACCAGTTCTCCCGGGCCGAGGAGAGCGAGTGGGTCGACCGGATGCTCGCCCGGCTCGCGGCACGCGAGGGTCGACTTGCCCGCTCCGACGCCGAACTGGTGGCCCGGGCCAACCGTCTGATCGGTCTCTACCTCAGCGGGTACGGCGACAAGGCGGTGCCCCTCAGCGTCCGGTGGGTCACCAACCAGAACGGCCGCTGGGGCTCCTGCACACCCGCCGATCGCAGCATCCGGATCTCCCACCGCGTGCAGGACATGCCCGAATGGGTGATCGACTACGTGCTGCTGCACGAGCTTGCCCACCTCATCGTGCCCAGCCACAACGCCCGCTTCTGGGCGCTTGTCGGCCGCTACCCCAAGGCCGAACGAGCCCGCGGCTACCTCGAAGGCGTAGCCGCCGCCTCCTGCGCCCCGGTCCCCACCTGA
- a CDS encoding mycoredoxin, which produces MLTMYSTPWCGYCHRLKSQLDREGIGYEVVDIEQDPKAAEFVMGVNGGNQTVPTLRFADGSALTNPSITQVKQHLAALTA; this is translated from the coding sequence ATGCTGACGATGTATTCAACCCCCTGGTGCGGCTACTGCCACCGGCTGAAGTCGCAGCTCGACCGGGAGGGCATCGGGTACGAGGTGGTCGACATCGAGCAGGACCCGAAGGCCGCGGAGTTCGTGATGGGTGTCAACGGCGGCAACCAGACGGTGCCGACGCTGCGGTTCGCCGACGGCAGCGCCCTCACCAACCCCTCGATCACCCAGGTCAAGCAGCACCTGGCGGCTCTCACCGCCTGA
- a CDS encoding zinc-dependent metalloprotease translates to MPDIPFGFALPGGQPPDPNDPAQMQQFMSQLQHLLSAPGSGPVNWDLARQVAASQLAAAGDPAVSPYERNAVEEALRLADLWLEPASSWPSGIQTPVAWNRNEWIFKTLDVWRKLCDPVASRMVGAMGDLVPPEARAQLGPMQSMVATLGGALFGGQLGQALGSLAAEVLSAGDIGLPLGPAGTAALIPANIRAYGEGLELPEDEVRLYVALREAAHQRLFQHVPWLRGHVLSAVEMYASGIRVNREAIEEAMGRVDPTDPESMQAIALEGIFTPEDSPAQKASLARLETALALVEGWVCHVVDSAASERLPNVVRLGEAFRRRRAAGGPAEQTFAALVGLELRPRRLREAAALWAALTEHRGIEGRDAVWGHPDLLPSDDDFADPVAFAMNDMDLSELDNFDFTAPGGAKEQAPGQPADGDDTDDGDDTKH, encoded by the coding sequence GTGCCTGATATTCCGTTCGGTTTCGCGCTCCCGGGTGGGCAACCACCAGACCCCAACGATCCCGCGCAGATGCAGCAGTTCATGTCGCAGTTGCAGCACCTGCTCTCCGCGCCGGGCAGCGGGCCGGTCAACTGGGACCTGGCTCGGCAGGTAGCAGCCAGCCAGCTCGCCGCCGCCGGTGACCCGGCAGTGTCGCCGTACGAGCGCAACGCTGTCGAGGAGGCGTTGCGCCTGGCCGACCTGTGGTTGGAGCCGGCGTCGTCGTGGCCGTCGGGCATCCAGACCCCGGTGGCCTGGAACCGCAATGAGTGGATCTTCAAGACGCTCGACGTGTGGCGCAAGCTCTGCGACCCGGTGGCCAGCCGGATGGTAGGCGCGATGGGCGACCTGGTGCCGCCGGAGGCGCGCGCCCAGCTCGGCCCCATGCAGTCGATGGTGGCGACCCTCGGTGGCGCCCTCTTCGGCGGCCAGTTGGGGCAGGCCCTCGGCTCGCTCGCCGCGGAGGTGCTCTCCGCCGGCGACATCGGGCTGCCGCTCGGCCCGGCGGGCACGGCCGCGCTGATCCCGGCCAACATCCGGGCGTACGGCGAGGGCCTGGAGCTGCCCGAAGACGAGGTACGCCTCTACGTGGCGCTGCGCGAAGCCGCCCACCAGCGGCTGTTCCAGCACGTCCCGTGGCTGCGCGGCCATGTGCTCAGCGCCGTCGAGATGTACGCCTCGGGCATCCGGGTCAACCGGGAGGCGATCGAGGAGGCGATGGGCCGGGTCGACCCGACCGACCCGGAGTCGATGCAGGCGATCGCCCTGGAGGGCATCTTCACCCCGGAGGACAGCCCGGCGCAGAAGGCCTCGCTGGCCCGGTTGGAAACCGCGCTTGCCCTGGTCGAGGGCTGGGTGTGCCACGTGGTGGACAGCGCCGCCAGCGAGCGGCTGCCCAACGTCGTACGGCTGGGTGAGGCGTTCCGGCGTCGCCGCGCCGCGGGTGGCCCCGCCGAGCAGACCTTCGCCGCGCTCGTCGGTCTGGAGCTGCGCCCCCGCCGGCTGCGCGAGGCGGCGGCCCTCTGGGCCGCGCTCACCGAACACCGCGGCATCGAAGGCCGGGACGCCGTCTGGGGCCACCCGGACCTGCTCCCGTCCGACGACGACTTCGCCGACCCGGTGGCCTTCGCGATGAACGACATGGACCTGAGCGAGCTGGACAACTTCGACTTCACCGCACCCGGTGGCGCGAAGGAGCAGGCCCCGGGCCAGCCCGCCGACGGCGACGACACCGACGACGGCGACGACACCAAGCACTGA
- a CDS encoding MFS transporter, giving the protein MRTVLRRPDFRLLFAGLLASMTAESILLLALAIWVKDLTGSSGLAGGTIFAVIAPMTLAPLVGWFVDRYPRRPFFVAANLVTAALLTPLFTVRDAGDIWLVYLVAALYGLSSITLGAALSGLIRQLVPVELLAEANGALQTVRQGLRLVGPLVGAALYAAFGGWALAGIGMIGFVTAAVVVTAVPNPQPSTPTVRLRWPAELGAGLRHLAGVPALRRALLGYGLGSLVMGFSESLIFAYVDQGLGRNAAFVGVLVTVQGVGGLLGGLCSPALVRRLGEVGTLAAGVAFFSPAALALAYPDLRLAFVAVLLAGVSLPLTMVGLHTLIQRRTPPVLVGRVAAATQAVVSGPQALSIGAGALLVGVLDYRALFALVGVATFAAGAYLWRGRHLSPPAGGRPLLPPTVPTSPSIPAQRRPAEVEIDKPTTTGTPRVPRR; this is encoded by the coding sequence ATGCGCACCGTCCTGCGCCGACCCGACTTTCGCCTGCTCTTCGCTGGTCTGCTTGCCAGCATGACCGCCGAATCGATCCTGTTGCTCGCACTCGCGATCTGGGTCAAGGATCTGACTGGCTCCAGCGGGCTGGCCGGCGGCACCATCTTCGCCGTCATCGCCCCCATGACGTTGGCGCCACTTGTCGGCTGGTTCGTCGACAGGTACCCGCGCCGCCCCTTCTTCGTGGCCGCCAACCTGGTCACCGCGGCGCTGCTCACCCCGTTGTTCACGGTCCGGGACGCCGGCGACATCTGGCTCGTCTACCTGGTCGCGGCCCTGTACGGCCTCTCCTCGATCACGCTCGGCGCGGCGCTCAGCGGGCTCATCCGGCAACTGGTGCCTGTGGAGCTGCTGGCCGAGGCGAACGGCGCGCTGCAGACCGTACGCCAAGGGCTTCGTCTTGTCGGCCCGCTTGTCGGCGCGGCGCTCTACGCCGCGTTCGGCGGGTGGGCGCTGGCCGGGATCGGCATGATCGGCTTCGTCACGGCCGCCGTGGTGGTGACCGCGGTGCCCAACCCGCAGCCGAGCACGCCGACCGTGCGGCTGCGCTGGCCCGCCGAGCTGGGTGCCGGCCTGCGGCACCTGGCCGGTGTGCCGGCTCTGCGTCGGGCCCTGCTCGGCTACGGGCTGGGATCGCTGGTGATGGGCTTCAGCGAGTCGCTGATCTTCGCCTACGTCGACCAGGGGTTGGGCCGCAACGCCGCCTTCGTGGGCGTGCTGGTCACAGTGCAGGGCGTGGGCGGGCTGCTCGGCGGGCTCTGCTCACCGGCGCTGGTCCGCCGGCTCGGCGAGGTCGGCACGCTGGCCGCAGGCGTGGCCTTCTTCTCCCCGGCCGCGCTCGCGCTCGCGTACCCCGATCTGCGGCTCGCCTTCGTGGCGGTGCTGCTGGCCGGCGTCTCGCTTCCGCTGACGATGGTGGGGCTGCACACACTCATCCAACGGCGTACCCCGCCGGTGCTCGTCGGTCGGGTCGCCGCGGCCACCCAGGCGGTGGTCAGCGGCCCGCAGGCGCTCTCCATCGGCGCTGGCGCGCTGCTCGTCGGTGTCCTCGACTACCGGGCGCTGTTCGCGCTTGTCGGGGTGGCCACCTTCGCGGCCGGCGCCTATCTCTGGCGGGGCCGACACCTGAGCCCGCCGGCCGGGGGCCGCCCGCTCCTGCCGCCCACAGTGCCGACGAGCCCGTCCATTCCGGCGCAGCGCCGCCCGGCCGAGGTGGAGATCGACAAGCCGACGACGACGGGAACCCCGCGCGTGCCCCGGCGGTGA